A genomic region of Anopheles coustani chromosome 3, idAnoCousDA_361_x.2, whole genome shotgun sequence contains the following coding sequences:
- the LOC131265282 gene encoding thioredoxin-related transmembrane protein 1 isoform X2: MTLRPIVVALICGLAVHLAAAQGANSKSQVIELDESNWDRMLTDEWLVEFYAPWCPACKSLAPIWDDLSTWSDDLNIKTAKVDVTSSPGLSGRFFVTALPTIFHVINGEFRQYKGPRDMNSFMSFVEEKKWEALEQVSAWRKPDSIQMSLVSLFFKLSHFLKELNTMLLKEYGLPVWGSYTLFGIGTVLLGAIFGLILVCIIDCLFPPKSAQRQSFSEHKQKVRAEKVPEELRGDELVDEDEEKRTQELHDEEGADNDDAESEEKETSEGEKYSGSDDSDDELQEEPAAEEMEDDKKTNEPAVAPEPADDKKEKTTTSPDVRKRRPRKAD, from the exons ATGACGCTCCGGCCGATCGTGGTGGCCCTGATATGTGGCCTCGCTGTCCATCTAGCTGCGGCACAAGGTGCCAACTCGAAGTCGCAGGTTATCGAACTGGACGAGTCCAACTGGGACCGAATGTTGACCGATGAATGGCTGGTTGAGTT CTACGCACCCTGGTGTCCCGCTTGCAAAAGCCTTGCCCCCATCTGGGATGACCTTTCGACCTGGTCGGATGACCTGAACATCAAAACGGCCAAGGTGGACGTGACGTCATCGCCGGGTCTGAGTGGCAGGTTCTTCGTGACCGCCCTGCCCACGATTTTCCACGTAATCAACGGTGAATTCCGTCAGTACAAGGGTCCGCGCGATATGAACTCATTCATGTCCTTCGTCGAGGAGAAAAAATGGGAAGCGCTCGAGCAGGTGTCCGCTTGGCGAAAGCCGGACTCCATCCAGATGTCCCTTGTGTCGCTGTTCTTCAAGCTTTCACACTTCCTGAAA GAGTTGAACACGATGCTGCTCAAGGAGTACGGACTTCCGGTCTGGGGATCGTACACACTGTTCGGCATCGGTACGGTGCTACTCGGGGCCATCTTTGGCCTCATCCTGGTGTGCATCATTGACTGCCTGTTCCCACCAAAGTCGGCCCAGCGACAAAGCTTCTCCGAGCACAAGCAAAAGGTGCGCGCCGAAAAGGTTCCCGAGGAACTGCGCGGCGACGAGCTGGTGGACGAGGACGAAGAGAAGCGCACCCAGGAGCTGCATGACGAAGAGGGTGCTGATAACGACGACGCCGAATCGGAGGAGAAGGAAACCTCCGAGGGTGAAAAGTACTCCGGTAGCGATGACTCGGACGATGAACTGCAGGAAGAACCAGCGGCGGAGGAGATGGAAGACGAcaagaaaacgaacgaaccggccGTGGCCCCGGAACCCGCAGACgataagaaggaaaaaaccaccaccagTCCGGACGTGCGGAAACGTAGACCACGGAAAGCGGACTAA
- the LOC131265282 gene encoding thioredoxin-related transmembrane protein 1 isoform X1, whose amino-acid sequence MTLRPIVVALICGLAVHLAAAQGANSKSQVIELDESNWDRMLTDEWLVEFYAPWCPACKSLAPIWDDLSTWSDDLNIKTAKVDVTSSPGLSGRFFVTALPTIFHVINGEFRQYKGPRDMNSFMSFVEEKKWEALEQVSAWRKPDSIQMSLVSLFFKLSHFLKVSKTRLRELNTMLLKEYGLPVWGSYTLFGIGTVLLGAIFGLILVCIIDCLFPPKSAQRQSFSEHKQKVRAEKVPEELRGDELVDEDEEKRTQELHDEEGADNDDAESEEKETSEGEKYSGSDDSDDELQEEPAAEEMEDDKKTNEPAVAPEPADDKKEKTTTSPDVRKRRPRKAD is encoded by the exons ATGACGCTCCGGCCGATCGTGGTGGCCCTGATATGTGGCCTCGCTGTCCATCTAGCTGCGGCACAAGGTGCCAACTCGAAGTCGCAGGTTATCGAACTGGACGAGTCCAACTGGGACCGAATGTTGACCGATGAATGGCTGGTTGAGTT CTACGCACCCTGGTGTCCCGCTTGCAAAAGCCTTGCCCCCATCTGGGATGACCTTTCGACCTGGTCGGATGACCTGAACATCAAAACGGCCAAGGTGGACGTGACGTCATCGCCGGGTCTGAGTGGCAGGTTCTTCGTGACCGCCCTGCCCACGATTTTCCACGTAATCAACGGTGAATTCCGTCAGTACAAGGGTCCGCGCGATATGAACTCATTCATGTCCTTCGTCGAGGAGAAAAAATGGGAAGCGCTCGAGCAGGTGTCCGCTTGGCGAAAGCCGGACTCCATCCAGATGTCCCTTGTGTCGCTGTTCTTCAAGCTTTCACACTTCCTGAAAGTAAGTAAAACCCGACTGCGG GAGTTGAACACGATGCTGCTCAAGGAGTACGGACTTCCGGTCTGGGGATCGTACACACTGTTCGGCATCGGTACGGTGCTACTCGGGGCCATCTTTGGCCTCATCCTGGTGTGCATCATTGACTGCCTGTTCCCACCAAAGTCGGCCCAGCGACAAAGCTTCTCCGAGCACAAGCAAAAGGTGCGCGCCGAAAAGGTTCCCGAGGAACTGCGCGGCGACGAGCTGGTGGACGAGGACGAAGAGAAGCGCACCCAGGAGCTGCATGACGAAGAGGGTGCTGATAACGACGACGCCGAATCGGAGGAGAAGGAAACCTCCGAGGGTGAAAAGTACTCCGGTAGCGATGACTCGGACGATGAACTGCAGGAAGAACCAGCGGCGGAGGAGATGGAAGACGAcaagaaaacgaacgaaccggccGTGGCCCCGGAACCCGCAGACgataagaaggaaaaaaccaccaccagTCCGGACGTGCGGAAACGTAGACCACGGAAAGCGGACTAA